A segment of the Candidatus Palauibacter polyketidifaciens genome:
ACGGCAGGGAATCACGTAAGTTCAATCAGGGCTGCGCGATCTGCGTTTCCTGCCCTCAGGCCACATCTGACCTCGCCTCCCACGAACAGCGGGGAAATCGTCACCAAATGGCGGGACTTCGGACGGCATCCGAGCGGATGCGAACGTACTCCAATGAGCGCCGGTTGATGGGAATGCTCCGTCCTTTCCTACTCGCCCAGCAGCAAGCCCGACTTGAGCGCCAGATCCACCCAATCCGACCGGTCGTGCAACCCGAGTTTCTCCTTGAGGCGGGCACGGTAGTTCTCGATTGTCCTTTGCGCCAAGGACATCTTGCCGGCAATCTGGCTTGCCGTATAGCCTCTGGCGGTGAGTCTCAGGATTTCGCGTTCCTGATCGTTCAAGGCGGCCAGTGGGGATTCCGGCTGGGCGTCGAATTCCCGTCGTCTCCTCATGTAGAGCTGGGACGCCACGCGAGGCATCGTTGTCCGTCCGGCGGCGACCAGATCCACAGCCCGGACCAAGTCTTCAGGCCCCCGGCTCTTCCTGATGAACCCCATCGCACCTACGGACATGACGGGTTCAAGGTATTCCTCGTGGTCGTATCTGGTGAGTATCAGGACCCCTCCGCCAAGCCCCAGCGCGCTTATTCGCCGGGTTGCCTCGATGCCGTCCAGGCGAGGCATGTCGATGTCCATCAGGATCACGTCGGGTTCGAGTCTCTGTGCCAGCCGAATCGCCTCCTCGCCGTCGGCAGCCTCCCCAACCACCTTCATTCGACCGGTGCTCTCGATGATCGCCCGAAGACCCGCGCGAACCATCTCATGGTCGTCAACGATGAGCACCTTCGTGTCCCAGCTCACAGCCCTTCCTCCGCCGTAGCATGCTCAGCCACCGGAACGCGAATCCGGATTCCAGTGCCACTGCCGAGGCAACTGCGCACCTCGAAGACCCCGCCGATCATGGCGGCGCGTTCACTCATCCCGAGGAGCCCGATTCCGCACCCCGACGAGCCGATGGCGGCGGTATCGAAGCCGACGCCAGCGTCCCTCACTTCAACTTCTATCCACCCGGAATCGCCGGTCAGGGTTACGGTGGCTTCGTCCGCTCCCGAATGCTGACGCGCGTTGGCGAGAGACTCTTGGACGATGCGAAACACCGCAAGCGCCTTCGCCGGGTCCAAGTCGCGCCCCACATCGATGAGGTTGCAGTGAACCGCGAACCCGGCTTCGGAATACTCGCGAAACAGGATCCTCAACGCGAAGCTCAATCCGAAGTGCTTGAGTTCCAGCGGCGTCAGGCCTCGGCAGACCCGCTCAATCGACGCAATGGTGTCATCAATTGCCGAACTCAGCTCCAGCAGACGGTCGTCGTCGCCGGACAAGCCCTCCGTGCTCCGCAGGGTCGTGAAGCGGTGCTTGATGAAGACCATCCGCTGGACGATGTCGTCGTGCAACTCGCCAGCCATACGGGTCCGCTCCGCTTCCGCTGCCTCCACCCTCGCCATGGACATGCTGCGCCAACGGTCGAATCGGGACAGGTCTCGAACCGTGCAGACAACCATCGATCCGTAATCGGCGGGTTGCCATGGCGTGAGCGCGATTTCGGCTGGGAACTGACTTCCGTCTCGGCGTTCCCCGTGCAAGAGCAAGCCGTGTCCGATTGGCCGAGCGCGGGGTCGGAGCGCGTATTCGGCCCTCAGTTCCGCGTGGCGGGCGCGATGCTGGAAGGGCACCAAGAGGTCGACACCCAGTCCGACCATCTCATCGCGATGCCACGCGAACATGGTCGTAGCGCGCTCGTTCACATCCCGGATGACGCCAGCGTCATCCACCACCAAGATGGCGTCCGGCGACGCATCAAGGACTTCTCTCAGGAGGGTGTCTGCGAGCATGACGGATTGTAGCAACCCAATCGGCATTCTGCCAACGTCGGAGGACTTGAAGCGAGCGGACGCCCGGAGGATGCCGGATCCGCCACCGGAGGGGCGTATCCGATGGAGGACTCCCCAGCACCCTCGGTTGCGGAGTGCTGGGGAGTTGGCACCCTCTAAGGCCTTCGGATCGGGCGCACTTCCATGGTTTGAACGTCGAACGCGTCCAACATGATCCCGGCCACATGGGTGTCGCCGACCCACAGAAGCCGGAAGCGCTCCGGTAGGTCCACAGTGGCCGTCAGCGCACCGTCGGCGGCAAACACCTTCCAGTGGGAGGGCCGTTGTTCCAGATAGGATACTTGGAAACTCTCAACCCACACCAGACCGTCGTCCGACGCCACGACCTTTGAGTAGGCCGGGAAGTGCGTCGGATAGGGGTATTCTCGCCAAAACCGCCGCGTCTCCGTGGTGGGCCGACCGGCGTCTCGATCTCTGCGTACCCTTCGCTGTACATAGGCCGTCCGGTGCGACTCAGAGACGACCCTGCGCCCCTCTTCCAGCGCGAGCGTATCCAGAGGAACCCCATCCATGTCGTACTTCACCAACGACCAATCGTCACTCGTACCCAGTACGAATCCCCATTGTGAGGATCCGAGAACCGGATTCATACCCCACAGGAGTGGCAAGTCGCTGTACCGGTTGGGAACCCTGCTGGGGCTGCGGTATCTCTCTCTTCCCGGGAAAGGACCCATGGAATCCAGGTAGCTTCCGTCTTGCGCGAAAAAGACCACGTCGAAGGTCGAACGGTACGGTATCATCGGTGGGATGCCGCCGTCGCCGCCACTCAACAGGGGATCCCGATGGCGGATGATCCCAATGAAGCCACCGGAACCAGAACACTGGATTGCCGAGAGATTACCCTGGGGAGACTCGACCCGAAATGTTCTTAGGTGATCGAGTTCCAGCGAGTACACGGATACTCGATTCAGGACCCCGTCAGACGCGAATATGCTGTCCCCACCACAGTCACCTATCCACTCCAGACCCTGGAACTCGCCCGGACCCTGTCCTCTTCGCCCAGTGGTGGCTACGCGGTGCCCCGTCGCTAGAGCGAACGCGTGGATCTGCCTGGACCCAGCGTCAGCGACGTAAGCGAGGTCACCGCGAACGAGGATGCCCACGATTTCCTCAAACGGTACCACCGGGTCTTCGCCGACTCCGACCCTTAGTTCAGGCGGACCCAAGCTCCACTGAGCTTCAGCGGGCGCCGCGAGGAAGGCGCCCACCGCCACCGAGAGCGTCGCGCCCACATTTGCGACGCCTCGGTGGCGACGGGGACGGCGAGTGTCTACTCGGGGCCGCATCCGTTGCTCTCCCAGTCGCAGCGGTCGTCCCTGATGACTGTCTCGCCACCGACCGAGACGATGCACTCGGCACCGGTGTACTCCTCGCAGGTCGCCATGCCTGCGGCCCCGCACGTGGCGGCGGCTGTGATGGTGGTGGTGGCGTCGCCCGGAACGGCAGCTGTGGTAAACAGCGCCAAGGCGGCCACCGCGAGGGCGACGGTGGAACGTCCAATCGTCTGCATCATGTGTCTTCCTCCTCCGATGGAAGTGGTGTGTCTTGTCCAACGCACCGATTTGCGCGGAGGACACGAGCAGTATCGCCCATCGGGTATCCGGGCAAAGGGGAGAAAACCGCATCCCGTTGCGGAAAAACACCCTGCCTTCTGGGGGAATCTTCCGCACGTGTCGAGGGACCCGCAGATGGGAACTCTCAATGGCGTAATGAGCCAGCCGCACCGACATGACATCTCTTGGGGCACTATGGACACTCGGGAATCCCTCACGGGTTGACTTCCCTCCAAGCGGCCCTTCACCGTTTCGGGCATGGAGACGACGAAGCAACGGTTCGACCTGACGGAGGACAGAGCGGTCCCCGGTCTCATGGAGCGTGCAGAAGGGTTGAAGCCCTTCGGCTGGAGGGGACGCCGCGCGGAATGGATCGCGCTCGCCTGCTTCCATGGCGGCGTGTTCACGCGCGCGCAGTGGACGAGCTTCCTCGGGTGCCACCACGAAAAGGTCGGCCGCGCCGTCCGCAAGCTCGTCGGCCAGGGCGTGGCCATCGAGGAGAAGCCGCCCGGCATCAAAGGCATCGGGCGGATATGCCGTATCCACGGTCGCCCGATCTACAAGGCGCTCGGCTTGGGGGACCGCCGCCGCCGGAGGATCACGTCGCCGGAGGTGACGATGCGGCGCCTGCTCGGGCTCGACTACGTGCTCGAACATCCCCGCCTGCCGTGGCTTCCCACCGAAGCCGACCGGGTTGCCGCCTTCGAGGCGCTCGGAATCGGGCGGGGACTCTTTCCCCAACGTGTCTACCGGGGTGCGCTCGGGGGCCTTCGGCGCTTCTTCCCGCTCGGGCTTCCCATCGCGCTGGACACGGAGCGCGCCGTCTTCGTGTACGCCGAGCCGGGTTACGAGACGGCGACGGCGATCCGTTCTTGGGGCGCGAAGCACGGCGATCTCTGGAAGGCGCTCTGGGACCTCGGTCTCAAGATCGAGGTGGTGGCGGTGGTCCGGAGATGGAAGGAGTACGGGAGGACAAGCAGGGTGCTCACCAACTGGTCGCGGTATCCGCGTCCGTCCGAAATCGACGAGGAGACCCG
Coding sequences within it:
- a CDS encoding response regulator transcription factor, with the translated sequence MSWDTKVLIVDDHEMVRAGLRAIIESTGRMKVVGEAADGEEAIRLAQRLEPDVILMDIDMPRLDGIEATRRISALGLGGGVLILTRYDHEEYLEPVMSVGAMGFIRKSRGPEDLVRAVDLVAAGRTTMPRVASQLYMRRRREFDAQPESPLAALNDQEREILRLTARGYTASQIAGKMSLAQRTIENYRARLKEKLGLHDRSDWVDLALKSGLLLGE
- a CDS encoding PAS domain-containing sensor histidine kinase — protein: MLADTLLREVLDASPDAILVVDDAGVIRDVNERATTMFAWHRDEMVGLGVDLLVPFQHRARHAELRAEYALRPRARPIGHGLLLHGERRDGSQFPAEIALTPWQPADYGSMVVCTVRDLSRFDRWRSMSMARVEAAEAERTRMAGELHDDIVQRMVFIKHRFTTLRSTEGLSGDDDRLLELSSAIDDTIASIERVCRGLTPLELKHFGLSFALRILFREYSEAGFAVHCNLIDVGRDLDPAKALAVFRIVQESLANARQHSGADEATVTLTGDSGWIEVEVRDAGVGFDTAAIGSSGCGIGLLGMSERAAMIGGVFEVRSCLGSGTGIRIRVPVAEHATAEEGL